In one Culex quinquefasciatus strain JHB chromosome 2, VPISU_Cqui_1.0_pri_paternal, whole genome shotgun sequence genomic region, the following are encoded:
- the LOC6042074 gene encoding repetitive proline-rich cell wall protein 2: MKLFICLSALLLVSANAESEQKKQKKSDAVPLEKKLDKRGLLNLGYGYGINGLDVGYIGGHGHVGGAYSSAPSYQAAPAYGGHYSGHYGGQYGQPFLIGTHADVTKTITVTKGVPVPYTVEKHVPYPVEKHVPYPVKVPVPQPYEVIKHVPVHVKEYVKVPVHVPAPYPVEKKIPYPVHVPVDRPYPVKVLVPQPYEVTKHVPYPVKVPVPQPYEVVKHVAVPYKVEVEKPVPYIVEKKVPVEVKVPVDRPYPVPVPKPYPVPVEKPVPYTVEKPVPYPVKVPVDRPVPVPVERPVPYPVKVAVPQPYYVEKHVPYTVEKPVPYPVKVPVDRPYPVTVEKHIPVEKHVPVPVPVKVAVPVHYHHHHVQPQPAAHIHVQAQPAQIHYEQPAYKHQYDTSYTSFSGYGQDYSYQH, from the exons ATCTGTCTGTCAGCACTTTTGCTGGTTTCAGCCAATGCTGAATCAGAGCAAAAGAAGCAAAAGAAATCTGATGCCGTGCCGCTGGAGAAGAAGCTGGACAAACGTGGCCTGCTGAACCTGGGCTACGGGTACGGAATCAacgggctcgacgtcggttacATCGGCGGACATGGCCACGTGGGAGGTGCCTACAGCTCGGCTCCGTCCTACCAGGCGGCTCCGGCCTACGGTGGTCACTACAGTGGCCATTACGGCGGCCAATACGGCCAGCCCTTCCTGATTGGAACGCACGCCGATGTCACCAAAACCATTACCGTCACCAAGGGTGTCCCAGTGCCATACACCGTCGAGAAGCACGTTCCCTACCCCGTTGAAAAGCACGTGCCATACCCGGTTAAGGTTCCCGTCCCGCAGCCCTACGAAGTGATAAAGCATGTACCGGTCCATGTCAAGGAATACGTCAAAGTCCCAGTCCACGTGCCAGCTCCATATCCAGTGGAGAAGAAAATCCCCTACCCAGTCCATGTCCCCGTAGATCGCCCTTACCCCGTCAAAGTGTTGGTACCTCAGCCCTATGAAGTGACCAAGCACGTCCCTTACCCAGTGAAGGTCCCCGTTCCGCAACCCTACGAAGTCGTGAAGCACGTCGCCGTCCCGTACAAGGTGGAAGTCGAGAAGCCCGTGCCGTACATCGTTGAGAAGAAGGTCCCCGTTGAGGTGAAGGTGCCCGTTGACCGTCCCTACCCAGTCCCAGTGCCCAAGCCTTACCCAGTCCCGGTTGAGAAGCCCGTCCCGTACACCGTCGAAAAGCCCGTCCCATACCCGGTCAAGGTTCCGGTTGACCGTCCGGTGCCGGTGCCCGTTGAGCGACCGGTCCCGTACCCAGTGAAGGTGGCCGTTCCGCAGCCCTACTACGTCGAGAAGCAT GTCCCCTACACCGTCGAGAAGCCCGTCCCCTACCCCGTAAAGGTCCCCGTTGACCGCCCCTACCCGGTGACCGTCGAGAAGCACATCCCGGTGGAGAAGCACGTCCCGGTCCCAGTTCCGGTTAAGGTTGCCGTCCCGGTTcactaccaccaccaccacgtcCAGCCCCAGCCAGCGGCGCACATCCACGTTCAGGCGCAGCCAGCTCAAATCCACTACGAGCAGCCGGCCTACAAGCACCAGTACGACACCAGCTACACCAGCTTCAGCGGATACGGCCAAGATTACAGCTATCAGCATTAA